CAGACGTTATGTTCGCCGGTGGTACAGCGCTTCCCGTACCGACACGAGCAGAGGACGATTTCGTCCTCACACCAGAGGCACTGGCTGATGCGGGAGCCGATCGAGCTGACATGCTCGTGCTGTGTTATCCGAATAATCCGACCGGTGCGACAATGACGCGCGATGAACTCGCTCGCGTGGCCGAGTTCGCGTGCGAACACGACCTTACGGTGATCTCAGACGAGATCTACGCCGATCTCACCTACACTCGGAGCCATACCTCGATTGCGAGCTTCGATGGAATGCGCGATCGTACGATCGTCTACAACGGATTCTCGAAGGCGTACGCAATGACTGGTCTCCGACTCGGGTACGCGCTCGGGCCGAGCAACGTCATCGGGGCAATGAATCGCATCCACCAGTACACGATGTTATCCGCGCCGACGACTCCCCAGTACGCTGCCATCGAAGCGCTCGAATCGTGTGACGAGTCGGTCGAAGAGATGCGCACACAGTACGACCGCCGACGGAAGTTCGTCCTCTCGCGGTTCGAAGATATGGGCATCGATTGTTTCGAGGCGACCGGCGCGTTCTACGTCTTCCCTGAGTGTCCGTGGGAGGACGCGAGTGCGTTCGCCGAAGCACTCCTCGAAGCTGAAAAAGTCGCTATGGTTCCCGGTAGCGCCTTCGGAGAATGCGGAGCGGGCCACCTCCGCGTCTCGTACGCAACGGGGCTGTCTGATCTTCGCACTGCGATGGA
The nucleotide sequence above comes from Halocatena marina. Encoded proteins:
- a CDS encoding pyridoxal phosphate-dependent aminotransferase; amino-acid sequence: MTGPSIAERVREVPPSGIRRFFELAEEMDDVISLGVGEPDFTAPWRAREKAIESLELGQTSYTANRGMKALREAIASHVEKWDLTYDPDDEILVTAGASEALDLTFRALVDPGDVVAVVQPSYVSYIPDVMFAGGTALPVPTRAEDDFVLTPEALADAGADRADMLVLCYPNNPTGATMTRDELARVAEFACEHDLTVISDEIYADLTYTRSHTSIASFDGMRDRTIVYNGFSKAYAMTGLRLGYALGPSNVIGAMNRIHQYTMLSAPTTPQYAAIEALESCDESVEEMRTQYDRRRKFVLSRFEDMGIDCFEATGAFYVFPECPWEDASAFAEALLEAEKVAMVPGSAFGECGAGHLRVSYATGLSDLRTAMDRLERFLD